From Raphanus sativus cultivar WK10039 unplaced genomic scaffold, ASM80110v3 Scaffold0653, whole genome shotgun sequence, a single genomic window includes:
- the LOC108848868 gene encoding F-box protein At1g69090-like yields MASQPLALAQSPPKSPAVSVTRRNSHCWSELPLDLMQLILERLGFADFERAKSVCSSWGSASRKSKPNNKIPWMILFPEEKNYCLLFNPEDKEEKLYKTQHLADDFTEINCLATCRSWLLMDPSLKNKEASVYILNLLTRERINLPPIWDRRFYSPILWIDEKTKDYLVIGDTLLYLKKGDKSWKQISEGIQDDMVFKDHKLYCLANDELRIFDFSGEFPLQVSRVSVGGGRVQPKILSCRMRLPNIPDHVQEVRTRENVVVTVRGDVLIVKSESPFLSETWNFKIFKMDSSNGLEEIFSLGDEAIILDLGITVLAKDQDGITSNSIYFTGDEIGWYECDTEIFVFNLDSKKAEQLPPLVSSSVSFSRARWFLPSFRND; encoded by the coding sequence ATGGCTTCACAACCGTTAGCCTTAGCCCAATCTCCTCCAAAATCTCCAGCCGTCTCTGTGACCCGAAGAAACTCTCATTGCTGGTCCGAGCTACCTCTAGATCTCATGCAGCTGATCTTGGAGCGCCTTGGATTTGCCGATTTCGAAAGGGCTAAATCAGTTTGTTCATCATGGGGATCTGCTTCGAGAAAATCAAAGCCAAACAATAAGATCCCTTGGATGATTCTATTCCCTGAGGAAAAGAATTACTGTCTCTTGTTCAATCCtgaagataaagaagaaaagCTCTACAAAACTCAACATCTTGCCGACGACTTTACAGAAATCAATTGTCTGGCGACATGTAGAAGCTGGCTTTTGATGGATCCTAGTTTGAAAAACAAGGAAGCCtctgtttatattttaaatctctTAACCCGCGAGAGAATCAATCTGCCTCCTATTTGGGATCGACGATTTTACTCTCCGATATTGTGGATAGACGAGAAAACCAAAGATTACCTTGTCATAGGAGATACTCTACTTTATTTGAAGAAAGGTGATAAATCGTGGAAACAAATCTCGGAAGGCATCCAAGATGACATGGTATTCAAAGATCACAAACTCTATTGTCTCGCCAATGATGAACTGCGTATTTTCGACTTTTCTGGTGAATTTCCGCTGCAAGTTTCCAGAGTTAGCGTAGGAGGGGGACGCGtacaaccaaaaatattaagCTGTCGGATGAGATTGCCTAATATTCCAGATCATGTCCAAGAGGTTCGCACGAGGGAGAACGTGGTAGTCACTGTACGAGGAGATGTCTTAATTGTTAAGAGCGAAAGTCCTTTTTTGTCCGAAACATGGAACTTTAAAATCTTCAAGATGGATTCATCAAATGGGCTGGAGGAAATTTTTTCTTTGGGAGATGAGGCGattattttagatttgggtATTACAGTGCTTGCTAAGGACCAGGATGGCATCACTAGTAACTCCATTTACTTCACAGGCGATGAGATAGGTTGGTACGAGTGCGACACTGAAATCTTTGTATTCAATCTCGATTCAAAGAAGGCTGAACAACTACCACCACTtgtttcttcctctgtttcattcTCTAGAGCTCGTTGGTTCCTACCAAGTTTCAGGAATGATTGA